The sequence below is a genomic window from Pseudomonadota bacterium.
GCCATTATTGCCGATAGGGTCAGGTACACTGCAATTGGTTTCTGGGAGAAAATGGGGTTTTCACGACAGGGAGAGGATAACTACAGCTGGCATAAATGACCAGGAGCCTGATGGTTTCTTCTGCACATGCGTTCTCCTTTGTTTTATATGGCAATCGTAGCTTTTTGCAAAATGCCCCTATACTTGATAAGTAGGTGTCACAATTACAGGTAAATTCATTTTTCACACTGGTCATTTCTGCGAATTGCGGGGTGAAAGGTGTTACAAAAACTCATTTGCCGCAAATCTTGACCTCAATAAATAGAAGTGGTCAAGTTCTTCCATGCAATACCCAACAGATTTGCAGGAAAGGCACTATGTAACAAGGTGTCGTTATTACGTATGGGTGTGTGGATATCAACCTGTGTTTTACCTTTTTCTTTCTCGGCACAATTTGCTACAATGCATCGAATAAGCCGACAATACAGGGGAAGGGGTGCATTGAATGAATACAAAAATCGTTTCTGGCGGCCAGACAGGAGCAGACATTGCCGCTCTTGATGTCGCCATCAAGCTAAACATCCCACATGGTGGCTGGATACCGAAAGGAAGGAAGACAGAAGCAGGCCCATTACCTGATAGATATCAACTCCAGGAAATGCCCACAGGAAGCTATACCAGGAGGACGGAGCAGAATGTTATCGATTCCGATGGCACACTGGTTTTCATGCATAGTATCTTATCAGGTGGTTCTCTCAAAACATACAATTATGCAAAGAAATATAACAAGCCATGTCTCCATCTTGATATGACAAAACTTTCAGTCGATGAAGCTGTAAAAGAAATGTTACAGTGGATAGAAAAAAACAATTTACAGATCCTGAATGTTGCCGGTCCCAGGGGAAGCAAAGATCCGGAGATTTATACTGTTGTAAAAGAAGTATTGACAATAGCTCTCACAGAGAATCTCGCCGATAAATAATAAGAGCATAAAGTAAGAATATCTGTTAATTGACATAAAAAATTGATTTTCGTATACTCCCTTATTCAAGATGCTGCTAAATCAGGGAGGTAGCAGATGAAGCATTTGGTATCATTAATATCGATTCTGCTTTTGTTTGTAACTTTCAATTATGCTATTGCCGGAGATACACTGAACATTGCTGTTTCCAGGCTTGAATCAGATATCTCAAATAACTTGAAAACAATAGGCGTTGATCTCAAATCTGCTGCAAAAGATGCAGGCAAATTAAAAGAATCAGAAATAAGAAAGCTCCTTTTAGGGTTATATGCAAATAGACCTTATGTCATTGACGCTTCCTTCATTAACTCAAAAGGCATAATGACTATGATTGAGCCTGATAAGTACAGAAAGCACGAAGGGTCGGACATATCAGACCAGGAGGCTGTTATCCTGATGCAGAAAAGCAAAAGGCCCTTCATGAGCAATTTGCTTGATTCTGTCGAAGGCATCAAATCAATCGATATAGAATATCCTGTTTTTTCTGCCGATAGAAAGTTCGTAGGCTCTTTAAGTCTCCTTGTTGAACAGGATAAACTCATACGCAAGATTGCCGCTCCCGTTGAAAAGGAACTGA
It includes:
- a CDS encoding putative molybdenum carrier protein, with amino-acid sequence MNTKIVSGGQTGADIAALDVAIKLNIPHGGWIPKGRKTEAGPLPDRYQLQEMPTGSYTRRTEQNVIDSDGTLVFMHSILSGGSLKTYNYAKKYNKPCLHLDMTKLSVDEAVKEMLQWIEKNNLQILNVAGPRGSKDPEIYTVVKEVLTIALTENLADK
- a CDS encoding cache domain-containing protein; the encoded protein is MKHLVSLISILLLFVTFNYAIAGDTLNIAVSRLESDISNNLKTIGVDLKSAAKDAGKLKESEIRKLLLGLYANRPYVIDASFINSKGIMTMIEPDKYRKHEGSDISDQEAVILMQKSKRPFMSNLLDSVEGIKSIDIEYPVFSADRKFVGSLSLLVEQDKLIRKIAAPVEKELNVNCFVMQKNGILIYDTDSSQIGLNTFSDQLYKDYPELVSLGKRMVREKDGTGYYTFLIRGTDKIIKKQAAWKTIRFFDNDWIVVAYREIK